A genomic segment from Paenibacillus sp. FSL K6-1096 encodes:
- a CDS encoding stage V sporulation protein S, translating to MEVLKVSAKSNPNSVAGALAGVLRERGSAELQAIGAGALNQAVKAVAIARGFVAPSGVDLVCIPAFTDIVIDGEDRTAIKLIVEPR from the coding sequence ATGGAGGTATTAAAAGTATCAGCTAAATCCAATCCAAATTCCGTTGCTGGCGCATTAGCAGGTGTTCTTCGCGAACGGGGATCGGCCGAGCTACAGGCGATTGGAGCTGGAGCATTGAACCAGGCAGTCAAAGCTGTTGCCATCGCCCGGGGATTTGTTGCACCTAGCGGAGTCGACTTGGTCTGCATCCCGGCGTTCACGGATATCGTGATTGACGGGGAAGACCGGACGGCGATCAAGCTTATCGTTGAACCCAGATAA